In the Nocardioides marmotae genome, CGCACGGGGTCGAGGTCGACGAGCATCCCCTGGAGCGCCCGGACCCAGATGCCGAGCTCGGGGTCGACGGGCATCCCGAGGTGGAGGTCGGGCATCGCGGTGGTCGGCAGCACGCACACGCAGCGGACCAGGTCGGTGGTGCCGTCGGTCAGCACCGTGACGCCGTCGCCCTTGTGGTCGAGGGTCATCCGCTCCGCGCAGGGCTCGGCGAGGTCGTCGTAGGGGCCGAGGTAGGCCGCCCACGTCGGCACCGGGTGGTCCTCGTTGGCGCTCCAGCGGGTGGCGCAGGAGTCGCGGGTGCGCAGGTACCGGACCCGGTCGCCGTGGTCGGCCACCGCTCCGCGCAGCGCGGCCGGGGTGTCGCCGACGGCCACGACGAGCGCGGCCTGGCCGGTGCAGCCGAGGTCGGCCCGCTCGACCCCCAGCCGCAGCGGGTCCGCGGCCTCCGGCTCGGGCGCCGGGCGGTCCACCAGCGCGGCGGTCACCCCGCCGCCGGCCCCGAGGACCGCGGCCAGCACCAGGACCACGAGCCGGCTGCGCACCCGTCGAGACTAGGCCGCGCGCGCGGCGGCGTCGCGCGGATCACCGGCGCGGGGGCGCCCGCGTCACTACGGTGACGGGCGTGACCACGACCCTCGCGCCCGCACCGGCCGGGGCCTCGCGCGCGGGCCTGGCCCCGCTCGTCGCCGTCCACGCCGGCCTCTTCGCGGGCGGGGCGGTCGCGCTCTCGCTGGACGCGCCGGCCCAGGGCTGGGGCGTGCTGCTGGTCGTGGTCGGGTACGTCGTCGCGCTGGCCGCGGTGTGCCGCGCGACCGGCCGCGCGGACCTGCTCGCGCTGACCGGGTTCCTGGCGCTGGTCTCGCTCTTCCAGCTGCTCCCCGACTGGGTCCTCGCCGACCTGGTCGGCACCCTGCGCTTCCCCGACACCGGCGGCCCGCGGGTCGACGACGTCATCCCGCTGGCGATGGCCGCGATGTGGGTCGCGCCGCTGTTCCTCGCCGTCGCGCTGGCGGGTGGCCGCCCCGGGCGGGCCGCGCTGCTGGCGGGGCTGGTCTTCCTCGGCGCCGAGGTGCTCGCCCCCTCCCTCGGGCTCTGGGAGCCGGCCGGGGAGACCCACCGCGTGCTCGGCGTCGCGCTCTACGTCCTGCCCGCCGAGGTCGCCCTCGGCTGGGCGACGGCCACCGCCTTCGCCGCGGTCCGCGGGCGCCCGCTCCCGGCCCGGGTCGCCGCGGCCCTGGCGGTCGCCACGTTCTACCTGGGCGCGCTGGTGCTGTGCCACTTCCTCATCGACGTCGCCGGCTGGCGGCTCGTGGCCTGACCCGCGGGTTCAGTGCGGCCGGGTCAGTGCGGGCGCACGCCGAGGGCGGCCAGCGCCATCTCGGCGAGCAGCGCGTGCATCGGCTCGTCGGGCAGGAGCCCGCTGTGCGGGGTGGAGTTGAGCAGGCCGAACGTCGCGTGCGCCATCGCCCGCGCGCGGTCGAGCGCCAGCCCCTCGTGCACCGACCGGAGCTGCTCGGCCCACAGGTCGACGTACTCACGCTGCAGGGAGCGGACCTGCTCCCGCGCGGTCGCCGGCAACGACTCCCAGTCGCGGTCCTGCACCACGATCAGCGCCCGCTGGCCCAGCGCGAAGGAGACGTGCCAGTCCACCAGCGCCGCGAGCGCGGCCGCCGCGTCCGGCGCCTCCTCGACCCGCCGCCGGCCGACCGTGAGCAGCTCCTCGCTGATCGAGACCAGCATCTCGGCCAGCATCGCGTCCTTGGACGGGAAGTGCTTGTAGAGCGCCGGCCCGCTGATCCCGCACGCCGCCCCCAGGTCGGCCACGGACACCCCGTGGAAGCCCCGCGCCGCGAACAGCTCGGCCGCGGTCGCCAGGATCTGGGTTCTCCGGCTCACCCCCGCAGGTTAGCGGTCGTTAACCGGGGCGGGTCGGGGCGTGGGGGTCGCGTCCCACCTTTAGGTGGGACGCACCCGCTTCCGGGTCAAAATATTGGCCCAGAAGCGGTCAAATCCCACCTAAAGGTGGTACGCGCGCCCCCTCCGCACCCTCAACCGACGAGGAACGCCCGCAACCGGTCGTGGTAGCCGGGCGGCTCGAGGAGGAACGAGTCGTGCCCCCAGGGCGAGGGGAGCTCGACGTGGTCGACGGCGACGCCGCAGGCGGCGAGCTCGCGGGCCATCCGCGCGGACTGGCCGGTGTCGAAGCGCCAGTCGCTGTCGAAGGAGGTGAGCTGGAAGCGGGTGGCGGTCGAGCGGATCCGGTCGGCGGTCCAGGGGTCGGCGAAGGGGTCGAAGTAGTCCAGCAGCCGGGTCAGGTAGAGGTAGGACAGCGCGTCGAAGCGGTCGAGGAACGTCTCGCCCTGGTGCTGGAGGTAGTGCTCGACCTCGAAGTCGGGCCCCATCGTCCAGTCGTCGCCGCTGCCGGTGCGGCGGCGGCCGAACTTCGTCTCGAGGGAGGCGGCCGAGACGTAGGTGATGTGGGCCATCATCCGCGCGACCTTCTGGCCCAGCCGCGGCTGGACGCCCTTCTCGGCGTACCGCCCCTCGTGGAAGTCCGGGTCGCTCATGATCGCCTCGCGGGCGACGGAGGAGAAGGCGATGTTCTCCGGGGTCAGCCGCGAGGAGGCCGCCACGACGACGGCTCGGTCGATCTCGTCGGGCGCGTCGATGACCCACTGGAGCACCTGCATCCCGCCGAGCGAGCCGCCGACGGCCGCGTGCAGCCGCGCGACGCCGAGGGAGGCGAGCAGCCGCCGGTGCACGGCGACCAGGTCGCTCATGTGCAGCATCGGGAAGTCCAGGCCGTACGCCGCGCCCGTGGCGGGGTTCGTCGAGAGCGGCCCGGTGGTGCCCGAGCAGCCGCCGAGCAGGTTGGCCGAGACCACGAAGAACCGGTCGGTGTCGACCGGCTTGCCCGGACCGATCAGGTTGTCCCACCAGCCGCGCTTCTTCGCGCCGAGGTGCAGCCCCGCGGCGTGGGCGTCGCCGGTGAGCGCGTGGCAGACGAAGACCGCGTTGTCGCGGGCGGGCGAGAGCTCGCCGTACGTCTCGTAGGCCACCTCGACGTGGTCGAGCCGGCCGCCGCCACGCAGGACCAGCGGGTCGTCCTCGGTGAAGAGGACGACCCGCTGGGTCTCGACGTAGCCGAGCGGACCGGTCACAGGCTGCTGCCGCGGAGCGTCACTTGGTGGCGGTCAGCGCCTGCTCGAGGTCGGCGATGATGTCGTCGACGTGCTCGATGCCGATCGAGAGCCGCACCATGTCCTCGGGCACGCCGGCCGCGACCAGCTCCTCGGGCGTGAGCTGGGAGTGGGTCGTGGTGGCGTTGTGGATCGCCAGGGACTTCGCGTCGCCGATGTTGGCCAGGTGGCTGAACAGCTCCAGCGACTCGATGAACGACCGGCCGCCGTCGCGCCCGGCCTTGAGGCCGAAGCTGACCAGGCCGCCGTACCCCTTGCCGGTGAAGGTGCGGTCCGCGACCTCCTTGTAGGGGCTGGACTCCAGGCCGGGGTAGCTGACCCACGACACGGCGTCGTGGCTCTCGAGGTACTTCGCGACCGCCAGCGCGTTCTCGCTGTGCCGCTCCATGCGCAGGTGGAGGGTCTCCAGGCCCTGGAGGAAGAGCCAGGAGTTCATCGGGGTGATCGCCGCACCGGTGTTGCGCAGCAGCACCGTGCGCGCCCGGATGATGTACGCCGCCGGGCCGGCCGCCTCGGTCCAGACCGCGCCGTGGTAGGCCGGGTCGGGCTTGGTCAGGCCGGGGAACCGCTCGGAGTGCGCGGCCCAGTCGAACTTGCCGGAGTCGACGATCACGCCGCCGATGGAGGTGCCGTGGCCGCCGATGTACTTGGTCGCGGCGTGCACGATGACGTCGGCGCCCTGCTCGATCGCGCGGACCAGGTAGGGCGAGGGCGTGGTGTTGTCGATGACCAGCGGCAGGCCCTGGGCGTGCGCGGCCTCGGACCAGGCGGGGAGGTCGATGACGTTGATCTTGGGGTTGCCGATGGTCTCGCCGAAGACCATCTTGGTCTTCTCGTCGACGTGCTGGGCGAGCTCCTCGGGCTTCTCGGGGTCGACGAAGCGCACCTCGATGCCGAACTGCGGGAGCGTGTGGGCGAACAGCGCGTAGGTGCCGCCGTAGAGCGTGGAGAGCGCGACGATGTTGTCGCCGGCGTAGCAGAGGTTCAGCACGGCGTACGTGGTCGCGGCCGAGCCGCTGGCCGTGGCGAGCGCGCCGACACCGCCCTCGAGCTGGTTGACCCGGTCCTCGAAGACCGACTGGGTCGGGTTCATGATCCGCGTGTAGATGTTCCCGGGCTCGGCCAGCGAGAACAGGTTGGCGGCGTGCTCGGTGTCGTTGAAGACGTAGGACGTCGTCTGGTAGATCGGCACGGCGCGCGCGTTGGTCGCGGGGTCGGCCTGCTCCTGGCCGGCGTGGACGGCGAGGGTCTCGGGGCTGTGCGGCACGGTGTTCCTCCAAAGGTGGGACGGGCGCGAGTCAGCGTATTGTCGACTGTTCAACTCGACAATGGGCGTCCGGAGGCCGGACGCGCCCGGTCGTTCGACGGTACCGGTTAACGATCGCTAACCTGCCAACGTGACCCAGGACCTGAGATCGTCCGTCGAGGACTTGCGGGAGCGGCTGGCGACCGCCCGGCTCGGCGGCTCGGCGGCTGCCCGCGAGAAGCACACCGCGCGCGGCAAGATGCTCGTCCGCGACCGCGTCGACCGGCTGCTCGACCCGGGCAGCGCGTTCCTCGAGCTGAGCCCGCTCGCGGCCACGGGGATGTACGGCGCGCCGGGGGAGACGCCGGTGCCCTCGGCCGGCGTCGTGACCGGCATCGGCCGGATCAGCGGGCGCGAGTGCGTGGTCGTCGCCAACGACGCGACCGTCAAGGGCGGCACCTACTACCCGGTGACGGTCAAGAAGCACCTGCGCGCCCAGCAGGTCGCGGCCGACAACCACCTGCCCTGCGTCTACCTCGTCGACTCCGGCGGCGCGTTCCTGCCGCTCCAGGACGAGGTCTTCCCCGACCGCGAGCACTTCGGCCGGATCTTCTTCAACCAGGCCAACCTCTCCGCGCGCGGCATCCCGCAGATCGCCAGCGTCATGGGCTCCTGCACCGCCGGCGGCGCCTACGTGCCGGCGATGTCGGACGAGACCGTCATCGTCAAGGAGCAGGGCACGATCTTCCTCGGCGGCCCGCCGCTGGTGAAGGCCGCGACCGGCGAGGTCGTCACCGCCGAGGAGCTCGGCGGCGGCGACGTGCACGCCCGCACCTCCGGTGTCGTGGACCACCTCGCCGAGGACGACGCCCACGCGCTCGCGATCGTCCGCTCGATCGTCGCCACCTTCGAGCGACCCCCGCACCGGGCCGGGTCCGGGTCCGCGGCGCCGTGGGAGGTGACCGAGGTCGAGGAGCCGGCCGAGGACCCCGAGACCCTGTACGACGTCGTCCCCACCGACACGCGCACGCCGTACGACGTGCGCGAGGTGATCCGCCGCGTCGTCGACGGCAGCCGGTTCCAGGAGTTCAAGAAGCTCTACGGCGAGACGCTGGTGACCGGG is a window encoding:
- the metX gene encoding homoserine O-acetyltransferase MetX, encoding MTGPLGYVETQRVVLFTEDDPLVLRGGGRLDHVEVAYETYGELSPARDNAVFVCHALTGDAHAAGLHLGAKKRGWWDNLIGPGKPVDTDRFFVVSANLLGGCSGTTGPLSTNPATGAAYGLDFPMLHMSDLVAVHRRLLASLGVARLHAAVGGSLGGMQVLQWVIDAPDEIDRAVVVAASSRLTPENIAFSSVAREAIMSDPDFHEGRYAEKGVQPRLGQKVARMMAHITYVSAASLETKFGRRRTGSGDDWTMGPDFEVEHYLQHQGETFLDRFDALSYLYLTRLLDYFDPFADPWTADRIRSTATRFQLTSFDSDWRFDTGQSARMARELAACGVAVDHVELPSPWGHDSFLLEPPGYHDRLRAFLVG
- a CDS encoding O-acetylhomoserine aminocarboxypropyltransferase/cysteine synthase family protein encodes the protein MPHSPETLAVHAGQEQADPATNARAVPIYQTTSYVFNDTEHAANLFSLAEPGNIYTRIMNPTQSVFEDRVNQLEGGVGALATASGSAATTYAVLNLCYAGDNIVALSTLYGGTYALFAHTLPQFGIEVRFVDPEKPEELAQHVDEKTKMVFGETIGNPKINVIDLPAWSEAAHAQGLPLVIDNTTPSPYLVRAIEQGADVIVHAATKYIGGHGTSIGGVIVDSGKFDWAAHSERFPGLTKPDPAYHGAVWTEAAGPAAYIIRARTVLLRNTGAAITPMNSWLFLQGLETLHLRMERHSENALAVAKYLESHDAVSWVSYPGLESSPYKEVADRTFTGKGYGGLVSFGLKAGRDGGRSFIESLELFSHLANIGDAKSLAIHNATTTHSQLTPEELVAAGVPEDMVRLSIGIEHVDDIIADLEQALTATK
- a CDS encoding SACE_7040 family transcriptional regulator, with translation MSRRTQILATAAELFAARGFHGVSVADLGAACGISGPALYKHFPSKDAMLAEMLVSISEELLTVGRRRVEEAPDAAAALAALVDWHVSFALGQRALIVVQDRDWESLPATAREQVRSLQREYVDLWAEQLRSVHEGLALDRARAMAHATFGLLNSTPHSGLLPDEPMHALLAEMALAALGVRPH
- a CDS encoding DUF6989 domain-containing protein → MTTTLAPAPAGASRAGLAPLVAVHAGLFAGGAVALSLDAPAQGWGVLLVVVGYVVALAAVCRATGRADLLALTGFLALVSLFQLLPDWVLADLVGTLRFPDTGGPRVDDVIPLAMAAMWVAPLFLAVALAGGRPGRAALLAGLVFLGAEVLAPSLGLWEPAGETHRVLGVALYVLPAEVALGWATATAFAAVRGRPLPARVAAALAVATFYLGALVLCHFLIDVAGWRLVA
- a CDS encoding carboxyl transferase domain-containing protein; translated protein: MTQDLRSSVEDLRERLATARLGGSAAAREKHTARGKMLVRDRVDRLLDPGSAFLELSPLAATGMYGAPGETPVPSAGVVTGIGRISGRECVVVANDATVKGGTYYPVTVKKHLRAQQVAADNHLPCVYLVDSGGAFLPLQDEVFPDREHFGRIFFNQANLSARGIPQIASVMGSCTAGGAYVPAMSDETVIVKEQGTIFLGGPPLVKAATGEVVTAEELGGGDVHARTSGVVDHLAEDDAHALAIVRSIVATFERPPHRAGSGSAAPWEVTEVEEPAEDPETLYDVVPTDTRTPYDVREVIRRVVDGSRFQEFKKLYGETLVTGFARIWGHPVGIVANNGILFGESALKGAHFIELCNQRGIPLVFLQNISGFMVGREYENKGIARDGAKLVTAVACSVVPKFTVVIGGSFGAGNYGMCGRAYDPRFLWMWPNARISVMGGEQAASVLATVAGKPEDEAFKAPIREQYETQGSPYYATARLWDDGVIDPVDTRRVLGMGLAAAAHAPIPTPSYGVFRM